The Estrella lausannensis genomic interval AAGGACTTTTTTTTCTCTTTCATCAAAGGAGTCGTGAACTACTTCATCGAGCATGGCTTAAAACTCTTGGCTTGTTTTTTTTGGGGTTTTGCTGTTCTTCACTGCCGCTCGCCCACTCCAAATCGAGACACTTTCGGTATATGTCGTCTTGAAGATGCGGGCGCATTTTCGAATTCAGGAAAGCGGTATCCTGCAAAATCTCAGAGACTGTTGAGCACTTGGGGCAAAAAGAACTTTATGGACGCAAGTTTACTCCAAATGGAGCAATAAGTCCACCTTAAGAGACTGTTACCGGATGAAGTGAGTCTTGCGCAGCTTAAAAACTACTTACCGGCTGCGCAAGATCTTGAATTGAGTTACCTGTTGAATACAGGGTAGAAATGTCCTGTCGGTCCGGCAGTGTAGCAGGCAATTTCGATCAGGGGGGCGCCCTCCTTTCCGAACATACTGTTTTCATCATCCTCGAAGAGCACTTCGGCGACCATGTCCCGTTCAATAACCATGTAGATCTCATCATCCCGATGCTGAGTTCTTAACTCAAGCAAGGTATCGAAATCGACATCATAGGTTCCCAGGCCGTGAACGCGGATTTGGATGCCGTAGGCTTCGGCAACAATTTTCGCGATCAACGCATTACCCCAGACCGGAACTACGTTTCGTTCTTTGCACTCATCCACCGTGAGCCCAACTCTTTCTAAGAAAATGTCGTAGGCATCGTCATGGCTGCCTCTTGCCCCTTCTTTCACCCAGTTGTCCGGACTCTCTTGATGCAGTTTTTCGACAAACTCGGCTACTTTGGCGCGTACATCCCGGACGGTGACTCTTTTTTGAGTTGCCAGGGTCAGTGTTTGCGCCACGCTGTCAAAAAAGCAGTCGCCATTGTCCACTGCGTAAGCAATCCCTTTACCCAGGGGAGCCAATCTTTTGTTGAGGTGGTATTTGAAAAATTCGCCGCGCGATTTTCCCACCCAGTTGGTTTTGAATTCACTTGATTCAAGGAGTGGCGGGGCGGTGAATCGTTCGGGTGGAGTTACAGAAAATCTGCTTACCAAGGTGCGGAATACGGCCACTCCGCCGAGCCCCAGCATGAAGAAAGTGGCCAACCCGGCCAGCACCGAAAGGGCTAATGTGACGATTTTTTGCGAAAGCGTCAGTTTGGGGAATTCTTTCAAAGCGGTGTATTCGGCAGAGAATGGGTTAAATAATGAAACTTTCATGAGGATCCAAGTTTTGGTGGTAATAAACTATAAAATTATTAATCTCTGTCATTTATATTGTTTTTTGTCAAAAATGTCTACTCTTGTTTTTGAAACACCGGACTTTGTTTCAATGTAGTTTTCTCTCGGGAGGATTGTCGCAAATCCTTCATTCATGGTATAATGAAGGCGAAATCGGGGGTGACTTGGTTTCGACTAGGAAGTGAAACATTGATTGCATGCAGAGGGAGTCGGTTGGCCTCTTTAAAAAACCGGCAAACGAATAAATGCTACTAAGAAAGCAGAAGTGATTGCAGTGAACTTTGCTGCAGTCGAACAAAAAGTTGCTTAAGACTAACCCTCTTTCGTAACGCGGCTCACCAGCACCGGACCGAGAGTTCTGGATGCGCCGTCATTGACCTCGGTACTGATTTGGAGACCTAACGTTTCCCGGGCTCCACTTCTAAGATAAAAGGAAGCTGTCCGTCTCTAGTGGGGTGTCTTGCATCGGAGACGGCACATATCTCAGGACACTAAGCATGTAGTGGTCAGTGCGTAGTTTGCTTAGGACGAGAGTTCGATTCTCTCCACCTCCATTAAGGCCGGGCAAAAAGCCCGGCCGGCTTTTTGGCCCGGCCGTCTTTTTGAAGATGTATCATCATTTAATTTTCAAAGAAGCGCTATGGTTCATGGGTTAGTACCTACTTATGTTCCTGCCGCATCCAAATCAAAACTATTATTAAATTAGTTTTTTCATAGTTAACTCCCTGGACATCAAACATGAAAAAATGTAGTATACGTCCCTTGGTAATGTTAAATTTATTTAGTGAGTTTTAAATAGCAGTGCTTTTTGCTATTTTGGAGTGTAATCGGGCTTCATGAGATAGCTTGGTAGATATTGCCATTCGGTAATTAAAAAAGTTTGAATTTTAAGTGGTTTTGTAACGGATGTTATTCAACACCACATTTGCTCAATCGTTAAAGTATCACAGGAGCTTTGAGAAGGATCACTTGTAAGAAGGGTGCCTACCTACGAAGCATCAAGCCAACCATGTCCAAAGTTGTGCTCAATGAGTTTTAATATGGAAACAAAGTGCACTTCAAAAATGGCAGGGTACGTTAATTTGAGCGTTTATAAATCCACCAAAGATCGATTTATCTAGCGAATGAACAACGCGAAGTTGACAACAAAAGGGAAACAGCATGTTTGAACAAACCTTTAAAAATATCGATGACGTGCTTTGGAAGGATGCGGGCTGCACCAGCGAACTTGATTACACTGAGCAAACATCTTGGCTTCTCTTCCTGAAGTATCTTGATGCTCTTGAGCAAGATAAAGCTCTTGAAGCTACGCTGCATGGTAAAACTTATTCCCACATCTTAGAGAAACCGTATCGATGGGAAAGCTGGGCAGCTCCAAAAGATAAAAATGGCTTGCTGGACCGTAATGTTGCATTGACAGGAGATGACCTCCTAAATTTCGTCAACAAAGAGCTTTTACCTTATTTGCAGAGGTTTAAGACTAATGCTACAGATCCCAACACCATCGAATACAAAATCGGCGAAATCTTTTCGGAGATCAAAAACAAAATCGCCAGTGGTTACAGCCTAAGGGAAATCATAGACCATATCGATAAGCTACGATTTCGCTCTCAGGACGAAAAACACGAGTTATCCCATCTTTACGAGACTAAAATTAAAAACATGGGTAACGCAGGGCGTAACGGGGGCGAGTACTATACCCCGCGAGCGCTCATCCGTGCCATTATCCAGGTAGTTCAGCCTAAAATCGGAGATAAAATCTACGATGGTGCCGTAGGCTCTGCTGGCTTCTTATGTGAAGCGTTTGATTATCTAAAGTCAAAGGGCAATCTTACCACTAGGGACCTTCAAACGCTCCAAAGGAGTACCTTCTACGGTAAAGAAAAAAAGTCTCTTGCTTACATCATTGCCATCATGAACATGATTTTGCATGGCATTGAAGCTCCCAATATCACCCACACGAACACCCTTTCCGAAAACCTCGCCGACGTTCAGGAAAAAGACAGATTCGATGTCATCTTGGCTAATCCGCCTTTTGGAGGAAAAGAGCGAAAAGAAGTGCAGCAGAACTTCCCCATCCGCACAAGTGAGACTGCATTTCTATTCTTGCAGCACTTTATCAAAATGCTCAAAGCTGGGGGGCGAGCTGGGGTCGTCATTAAAAACACCTTCCTTTCCAATACAGACAATGCCTCCATTAGCCTGCGTAAGCTTCTTCTTGAGAGCAGCAACCTGCACACAATTCTGGATTGCCCTGGTGGTACCTTTCTTGGTGCTGGAGTAAAAACTGTTGTGCTCTTTTTTGAAAAGGGCGCACCAACTAAAAAGACCTGGTACTATCAACTTGACCTAGGTCGCAACCTTGGAAAAACAAATCCACTGAATGATACCGACCTTGTGGAGTTTGTCGAGTTACAAAAAACTTTCGCAGAATCTGCGAAAAGCTGGTCACTCAATATCAAGGATATCGACCAGAGCACATTTGACCTTTCAGTCAAAAACCCCAATGCGAAAGAAGAAACTATTCACAGAACGCCCATCGAAATAATCGAAGAAATTCGTTCGCTAGATGCTGGCAGCGCTGAAGTTCTTGCCAAGATAGAGGAGATTCTATGAATGAAAAATGGATTACCAAAAATCTCCATGAACTTCTTGAGGTACAAAACGGATATGCATTTAGTTCCAAAAATTTCAATATATTAAAAGGTATTCCGCTGATTAGAATACGAGACCTCAAAAATGGCTACCACACAGAAACTCAATACATAGGAGAATACGATAGAAAATACTTGGTGAAAAAAGATGATTTACTAATAGGAATGGACGGAGAATTTGGCTGCTATAAGTGGCTAGGAGATGACGCTCTCTTAAATCAGCGAGTGTGTAAGCTTCATAGTTTTTCAAGAGAAATCTATCCAAACTTTTTGCTCTATGGTCTTAACAGTTATCTTAAGAAAATTGAAGAGAGAACAGGGTACACAACTGTTAAGCACCTCTCATCAAGACAAATTCATGGTATACAGTTCTCATTTCCTTCTTTTGAAGAACAAAAACGCATCGTCAGTATTCTCGACGAGTCCTTCGAAGCCATCGACATCGCCAAAGCAAATACTGAAAGGAATCTTCAAAATGCCCGCGCACTCTTTGAGAGCTACTTGAATGATATTTTTTCTCAAAAAGGAGAAGGATGGCATGAGACTACTCTAGGGAAAATTGGGGTGATTCAGACAGGCTCTACGCCAAAAACATCCGATAAAAATAACTATGGGAACTATATTCCTTTTATCAAACCAGCAAACTTTAACAAAGATGGCACTTTAAACTATGCAGATTATGGCTTGTCTATGGACGGTCTTGCTTTAGCTAGACTAATTAAGGCAGGGTCTGTACTTATGGTTTGCATCGGTACTATAGGCAAGTGTGGGTATTGTGATCGTGATGTTACTACAAATCAGCAAATAAATTCATTTACTCCTGACGATGGAATCGATTATAAATTTATTTACTTCCAGTTATTAACGAGAAAATTCCAACATCAAGTATGGCTTAAATCTGGGCAAACTACTTTACCGATAATCAACAAGTCCAAGTGGAGTAATTTACGAGTTAGCCTTCCTTCTCAACTTCATAATCAGCGCCAAATTGTCAAAAATCTTGAAAAAATGTCACAAGAAACTCTGAAACTTGAGGCAATCTATCAAAAGAAACTCTCTGCCCTAGAAGAAATCAAGAAGTCGCTCTTACATCAAGCATTCAATGGAGAGTTATGAAAGGGCCATTGAATGAAGCAGATACGAGAGCTGAGCATATCGACCCTGCACTCAAGGCGGCTGGATGGGGCGTGGTTGCTGGCAGCGCCATTCAGCGAGAGTATCACATTACACAAGGGAAGTTGGAGGGGTATGGTCGTCGCGGAAAAGGTCTAAAAGCCGATTATGTCCTCATCTACAAGAACACGAAACTAGCCGTTGTAGAAGCAAAGGCTTGGGACGAAGAGCTTACAGCGGGTGTGGGACAAGCAAAAGACTACGCGGCCAAACTGACTATTCGTTTCACTTACTCCACAAATGGTCAGGGTATATACGGAATTGATATGGAAACAGGGGATGAGGGCGAGCTTGTTTGTTTCCCTTCTCCTGGAGAGCTCTGGAACAAAACATTTTCCGATGTGAATGAATGGCGGGAGCGATTCTCTCAAATTCCCTTTGAGGATAAGGGCGGTTCACATCAGGCACGCTACTACCAGGATATCGCTGTTAATCGCGTAATAGAAGCGGTATCTCACGACAAGCAAAGAATCCTTCTAACTCTTGCTACAGGAACAGGAAAGACCTTTATCGCCTTCCAAATCGCATGGAAACTCTTTCAGAGCCGATGGAATTTAAGTCGCCAACCGACAAGACGTCCTCGCATTCTCTTTCTAGCCGATCGAAATATCCTAGCTGATCAAGCTTATAATGCCTTTTCTGCTTTTCCTGAAGATGTACTTGTTAGAATAGACCCCAAAGATATCAAGAAGAAAGGAATTGTCCCTAAGAATGGTAGTCTCTTTTTCACAATCTTTCAGACCTTTATGAGTGGACCTCCAAAGAATGGGCAATCCTCTCCTTACTTTGGAGAATATCCTTCCGACTTTTTTGATTTTATCATCATCGATGAGTGTCACCGAGGCGGTGCAAATGATGAGAGCTCTTGGCGGGATATTTTGGAATATTTCTCACCAGCAGTTCAGCTTGGCTTGACCGCGACGCCTAGACGAAAAGACAACGTCGACACCTATGAGTATTTTGGCGAACCTGTCTTTATCTACTCATTGAAAGAGGGTATCAATGATGGATTTCTTACTCCCTTTAAGGTAAAGCAATTTGCTACAACGCTCGATGAGTATGTCTATACAGATGATGACGAACTGGTAGAGGGGGAAATCGAAAAGGGGAAGCGCTACGTTGAGTCGGACTTCAACAGAAATATCGAAATTAAGGAAAGAGAAGCCAAACGCGTTCAGCTCTTCATGGAACAGATTAATCAGGATGAGAAGACATTGGTTTTCTGCGCCACTCAGGAGCATGCTCTTGCTGTTCGCGACCTCATCAATCAGAAGAAATCAAGTAAGCATCCCAGCTACTGCCAGCGAGTGACGGCGCACGATGGCACGTTAGGTGACCAGTTTCTTCGAGACTTCCAGGACAACGAAAAAACAATTCCTACCATTTTGACTACTTCGAAAAAGCTGTCAACTGGTGTTGATGCTCGAAACGTGCGCAACATTGTTCTAATGCGCCCTATCAAATCAATGGTTGAGTTTAAGCAAATCATTGGAAGGGGAACGCGCCTATATGACGGCAAAGATTACTTCACGATTTATGACTTCGTGAAGGCGCATCAGCACTTTCAAGATGAAGAGTGGGACGGTCCCCCTAAAGAAGAAGACCCATGCCCAGAATGCGCGTTACGCCCCTGTATTTGTGAAAGAGTTGAGCCAAAACCTTGCTTTGAATGTGGAAAACGACCTTGTGAATGTCCTAAAGACCCTTGCGAGAACTGTGGGCGGATTAATTGCATTTGTAAGAAAAAGACCAAAACTAAGGTCAAATTAGCGGATGGTAAAGCGCGCAACATTCAGCACATGATGTCTACGACCTTTTGGCACTCCAATGGGACCCCCATGTCTGCTCAGCAGTTTATGGAACTACTCTTTGGCGAACTTCCCGATTTTTTCAAAAATGAAGAGCAGCTGCGGGAGATTTGGAGTGTTCCAAGTACGAGAAGGAAGCTCCTAGAAGGCCTAGCAGAAAAAGGGTTTGGCCGCGAGCAACTTTTAGAAATGCAGCGCATCATTGACGCCGAAAAATGCGATCTTTTTGATGTTTTGGCACATGTTGCCTATGCAGCACCAACCTTGACGAGGGAACAGAGGGCCTTAAAAGCTAAAATTATCATTTCAGAACATTTTAATACCAAACAGCAAATGTTCCTCAGTTTCGTTCTCTCTCACTATGTGAGAAGTGGAGTGGATGAGCTGGATAGGGAAAAGCTAGGACCAATCCTTCTTTTAAAGTACAACGCCTATAATGACGCCATAGCAGATCTCGGCGATCCTAGTCAAATTAGCCAAGTATTTGAAGGTTTCCAGAAGTATCTCTATAGGGAATCGGAGGTAGGATAATGAGCATTCCAGATTATCAAACTTGCATGCTACCCCTTCTTAGGCTATCGGCTCAAAAGAAAGAGTTGTCGATGGGTGAGGCTGTCGATATCATTTCTGACCAGTTCAAATTATCTGAAGAACAAAAAAAGCAACTTCTCCCCTCAGGATCTCAAAGGGTAATAGCAAATCGCATCGGCTGGGCGAAAACTTATTTGCTGAAAGCAGGACTTCTTACCTCTCCTAAACGAGGTGTTATCACTCCAACAGAAGAGGGACTCAGGATACTAGCTAAGCAACCCGAGAAATTAAACTTGGAGCTACTGAGCCAATACCCTTCATTTCAGCAATTTAAAAAGCGATCCAACGCCAAAGAATACCTAAGTCCACAAAGCGATTCGAAAGCTACGCCTTGTAATGAAGAGTTTGAAACCCCTGATGAATCTCTCGCCAAAATTTACAGAACTTGTAAGGCCGCAACTCTAGACGAATTACTCACTAAAATTCTTTCTTGCTCATTCTCGTTCTTTGAACAATTGGTTATAGATCTACTTTTGAAGCTGGGCTATGGTGGAAGTCGTGAAGATGCAGGGATGGCTTTAGGAAAATCTGGTGATGAAGGCCTTGACGGAGTGATTAATGAAGACCGCCTAGGCCTTAGTGTCATTTATCTTCAAGCAAAACGATGGAAAAGTGATTCTGTTGTTGGACGTCCTGAAATCCAGAAATTTGCAGGAGCTCTTTTAGGGAAAAATGCCCCGAAGGGCATATTTATTACAACTTCATCCTTCTCAAAAGAGGCAAGAGATTATGCTTCGTCTCTTTCATCTAAAATTATTCTCATAGACGGGAAGGAACTCCTGGATTTGATGTGGGAGGTTGACCTTGGTCTATACACAACAGAAAGTTATTCCTTGAAAAAGCTTGATCTCGACTACTTAAGTGAAAATTAGTCGTAAACAGCCGTTAAGGGCAGCTCATTCCACTATTCAGGATTTGCAAATCAAATGGGTAAAGCTACTCAGGGCTAAGCAAACCGCACTTGTGGTTGTTTTTGTCTTAAACTGCAAAAGATTTACCCTTGACAAATTAAATGTAACTTAGTTACTTTTAAAGAAAAGACAGGTTCCGCCCATTGCCACCGAAACGACCGAAAAAAATTGAATACCTCACCGAACGTATCAAAAGCTGTATTGCCTCGGGTGCATATCGGGATACTTTCCATGCTGCTCTGAGAAAGAACGAGAGAAACATCTCCCTGCCTGAAATCATCCATGTTTTAAAAACGGGAAGGCATGAAAAAAGCAAAGACCAATTTGATGAGGTTTTCAAAGCATGGAACTATGCATTAAGGGGGGAAACCGTAGACGGTCTCGATTTAAGGGTTATCATATCGTTTGATGACGAAAGAGACCTTTTGATTATAACAGCCTTTTATATTGAACAGAGGCGCTAGAAAGATGAAAAAACAGAAAGTTGAAAAAGAAGTTATTTATGAAGGACTAGGGTTTCCAATTATTTTACGCAACGTTCCGATGGTAGAACTGCGTGGTGTCTGGACTCTAGACGTTAATCTCAACATCTTACAAAAGGTTGTTCTATTAGCTCTTGCCCATCACCCATCCGACATGACTGGAAATCAAATACGATTTGTCCGCAATTGGCTTGAGCTAACTCAGACTGAGTTTGGCAAACTTTTTGGAGTGACCCACCCTGCTGTCGTGAAATGGGAAAAGACGGGAAATAAAAGTTCCAAGATGAATCTGACAACGCAAAGAGATTTGAGACTTTGGCTTCTTGATCAATTACTATCCAAGGACGACGATTTTCGAAGAGCTTTTAAAATCATACATATGACTGACTATTCTCAATCGATAGAACCTCTTGAATTCGATGTTCCTAAAGACCTTGTAGCTATTTAAAGATGTTAACCCGTTAAAAATAAATCTTTTTTGAGGTTTCAAACAAGGCTTTAATGTGAAACGATGTCCAATCAAACGTTCTGAATCCGTCTTTCCACCTCCATTACCAAAACAGCTAGGTAAAATCCTAGCCTTTTTTATTGATAAATATAAGCGTGTTTTTTTTAAAAAATCCCTGCAAAATCATTGCATTATCCATTGAAAAAATCATGAAAATTTCAGCTGCTTCGAAAAAAAAATTAGCCGATATAATTCTAGAAAACCCTTACAGGACAGGAAAAGAATTAGTCGATTTGTTTAATGACTTTAGAGAAGATAAAGACGTTTATGGGCATGGATTTTCTTCACGTAAAGACTATGTCAAATGTAAAATTGATGAATTGAATGGATCTGAAAAGCTAAGAATGCTAATTGAAGAAATATTTCACCTCAGCCATTTTGATTCATTTTTGGCTTCATTAAAAGAAGTTACACAAAATTTTAACGTGTTTCTCGTAAAAGATGGCTATATCCTTCAAATCGTCGAAACCGATCGAGGTATAGGTGGAAAAGTCAAACACACAGACAGCGGATTAATAGATATAAAAAATGCTCCAATTTCACACGAATTTATAAATGAGCAAATTAATAAATGCCGAGAAAAGCTTACTCTTCCACAGCCTGACATAGATGGAGCTATAACAAATGCTAGATCACTTGCAGAAAGTATTATGGAATTCATTTTGAAAGAATTAGATGTAGATGTTCCCGATTGTAAAGGAGATTTAATTTCTTTATATAAAGCAGTGAAAAGACAACTGAATCTCGATTATCATAAAGACATGGAAGATACTTTAAAACAGGTTGCAACTGGATTGTCAAGTATTGTTGCTGGTGTAGCTGGGCTGAGCAATCAATTATCTGATCGACATGCAAGAAAATATAAACCCTTGTTATTTCATGCAAAATTAGCAATTAACGCGTCCTTCACTCTATGCGATTTCTTGTTAGATTCACTCGAAAGAAAAAAATATCGTCTTATACCATAGTTGTTGAGTCTGTCAATTTTTTTGTGTAAATCATTTCATTGGTTTGTCAAACCAAGACGGTCACCGTAGGCAATCGCCAAATAGGAAATCACTGTTTTCCATTCACGTATCGGCATAGTCCATTTTTTGGCTACATCACGGATCGCCAAATACAGAGCTTTGAACAACGCCTCATCAGTTGGGAAAACAGCCTTGCTTTTTGTCACCTTCCGGAATTGCCTATGCAGCGATTCTACGCAATTTGTGGTATAAATCATACGCCGAATAGGGGCAGAAAACTCGAAAAATGTCTTCACGTTTTCCCAGTGCGTAATCCATGGCTTGACTGCTAGTGGATAATCCGCCTCCCAGCGCATCCGCAGCTTTTCAAGATTCTGCTCCGCAAGTTCAAGGGTACTTGCTCCATATACCTCTTTAAGCCCCGTCATAAATGGTTTCGAGTGCTTTGTAGGAATAAATTTTATAGAATTTCTGATCATATGAATCACGCATAGCTGGATTTTCACATCAGGGAAAATCGCCCTTATAGCGTCAGGCAAGGCTTTCAGCCCGTCAATGCACGCTATCAGAATATCTTTGACTCCGCGGTTCTGTAAATCAGTGCAGACCTTCAACCAGAATTTAGCCCCCTCCGATTCCCCGATCCAAAGGCCCAGAACATCCTTTTTCCCTTCAGTATCAATCCCAAGGCAAGTATAGGCAGCTTTAGAAACGACCTTTCCGCCTTCTTTTACTTTGTAGTGGATAGCATCGAAGTAAACAATGGGATACACAGGCTGAAGCGGCCTTCCTTGCCAATCAGTTGCAACCTCGACAACTTTTTCGGTGATGTTCGAGATCATCGCAGGAGATATCTCAAATCCATAAAGCTCTTGGATATGCGATTGTATATCCCGCGTAGTCATTCCTTTGGCGTACATTGAAATGATCTTATCATCAAAAGAGCTGATGCTTCTTTGATGTTTTTTTACAGCGATAGGCTCGAATTCAGCATTGCGATCTCTGGGTATTTCCAGATCAATTTGGCCGTAATTGCTTTTGACTGTTTTTTTGGATCGTCCGTTACGGGTGTTTCCCGATAGGTGCCCCTCATGGGAATGCTTTTCATACCCGAGGTGTTCATCCATTTCTTTTTGGAGCATTTGCTCCAACATTTTACCTATAAGACGCTGAATAAGGCCGTTTTTGCCGGTAAGATCGTCGGCGGTTTTACATTTTGACAATTCGGCTTGAAGGTCAAAGTTAGCAGGTAGATTCATTTGTCTGTCTCCTAGTGTAAGTACATTAAACCATAGCTACACTTCGTTTCGCTGTGGCAATTTTCTCTTGAAGAGGGAGAGTAAAACACTCTACCTAGTCAAAGTTATTTACACATTTTTTTTGACAGACCCTAGTTGTTCCAAAACCACTGTATAATGTACTTTTTGAGAAGAGACGGTAATATGATTTTCGGCTGATTAGGTTTGTTCTAAAATTTTAAAAATGACACCGATCTCATCTCATAGAGTGTTTTGTTGTGAATCTCTATCTCAACAATAACCGTCCAAAAGTCTGTACATCTGTTCTCGCTTAAAACAGGATATTTTTCTGTGAATAGAATTGAGGAAATTTCGCTTTAGATCTATCTTTTAAAGAGATTTTCTATGGAGATTAATGAAATAATGGATGTAATTACAGCTTTAACTTTTACTATCTGTTCGAATAACCCTTTAGTTATTAAAGTTCTAGGTCCTACTGCTGATTATATTGGAGATGGTATAAAAGCATTTACTGAAAAACGAGTTCAAAACTTAAATAGAATTTTCAAGCGAACCTCAGAAAAAATCGATAAACGAGGTATCTTGACGGGATCAGTGCCTCCGAGGATTCTCAAGAACATCTTGGATGAAGGGAGCTATGTCGACAATGAACTTGCTGCTGAATATTTTTCTGGAGCACTGGCGGCCTCAAAATCTGACCGATCACGCGATGATCGTGCTTTGACCATCTTAAAACTCTTATCTAGCATGTCAAACTATGAAATACGATTACATTATATTCTCTATAGCGCTTTTCGTGAAGCCTTTTTAAGTTCCGGTAAATTTAATGTTACAGATATAAATAAATCAATCAACTGTGAAT includes:
- the hsdR gene encoding EcoAI/FtnUII family type I restriction enzme subunit R; translated protein: MNEADTRAEHIDPALKAAGWGVVAGSAIQREYHITQGKLEGYGRRGKGLKADYVLIYKNTKLAVVEAKAWDEELTAGVGQAKDYAAKLTIRFTYSTNGQGIYGIDMETGDEGELVCFPSPGELWNKTFSDVNEWRERFSQIPFEDKGGSHQARYYQDIAVNRVIEAVSHDKQRILLTLATGTGKTFIAFQIAWKLFQSRWNLSRQPTRRPRILFLADRNILADQAYNAFSAFPEDVLVRIDPKDIKKKGIVPKNGSLFFTIFQTFMSGPPKNGQSSPYFGEYPSDFFDFIIIDECHRGGANDESSWRDILEYFSPAVQLGLTATPRRKDNVDTYEYFGEPVFIYSLKEGINDGFLTPFKVKQFATTLDEYVYTDDDELVEGEIEKGKRYVESDFNRNIEIKEREAKRVQLFMEQINQDEKTLVFCATQEHALAVRDLINQKKSSKHPSYCQRVTAHDGTLGDQFLRDFQDNEKTIPTILTTSKKLSTGVDARNVRNIVLMRPIKSMVEFKQIIGRGTRLYDGKDYFTIYDFVKAHQHFQDEEWDGPPKEEDPCPECALRPCICERVEPKPCFECGKRPCECPKDPCENCGRINCICKKKTKTKVKLADGKARNIQHMMSTTFWHSNGTPMSAQQFMELLFGELPDFFKNEEQLREIWSVPSTRRKLLEGLAEKGFGREQLLEMQRIIDAEKCDLFDVLAHVAYAAPTLTREQRALKAKIIISEHFNTKQQMFLSFVLSHYVRSGVDELDREKLGPILLLKYNAYNDAIADLGDPSQISQVFEGFQKYLYRESEVG
- a CDS encoding abortive infection family protein, yielding MKISAASKKKLADIILENPYRTGKELVDLFNDFREDKDVYGHGFSSRKDYVKCKIDELNGSEKLRMLIEEIFHLSHFDSFLASLKEVTQNFNVFLVKDGYILQIVETDRGIGGKVKHTDSGLIDIKNAPISHEFINEQINKCREKLTLPQPDIDGAITNARSLAESIMEFILKELDVDVPDCKGDLISLYKAVKRQLNLDYHKDMEDTLKQVATGLSSIVAGVAGLSNQLSDRHARKYKPLLFHAKLAINASFTLCDFLLDSLERKKYRLIP
- a CDS encoding restriction endonuclease subunit S — its product is MNEKWITKNLHELLEVQNGYAFSSKNFNILKGIPLIRIRDLKNGYHTETQYIGEYDRKYLVKKDDLLIGMDGEFGCYKWLGDDALLNQRVCKLHSFSREIYPNFLLYGLNSYLKKIEERTGYTTVKHLSSRQIHGIQFSFPSFEEQKRIVSILDESFEAIDIAKANTERNLQNARALFESYLNDIFSQKGEGWHETTLGKIGVIQTGSTPKTSDKNNYGNYIPFIKPANFNKDGTLNYADYGLSMDGLALARLIKAGSVLMVCIGTIGKCGYCDRDVTTNQQINSFTPDDGIDYKFIYFQLLTRKFQHQVWLKSGQTTLPIINKSKWSNLRVSLPSQLHNQRQIVKNLEKMSQETLKLEAIYQKKLSALEEIKKSLLHQAFNGEL
- a CDS encoding IS256 family transposase; the encoded protein is MNLPANFDLQAELSKCKTADDLTGKNGLIQRLIGKMLEQMLQKEMDEHLGYEKHSHEGHLSGNTRNGRSKKTVKSNYGQIDLEIPRDRNAEFEPIAVKKHQRSISSFDDKIISMYAKGMTTRDIQSHIQELYGFEISPAMISNITEKVVEVATDWQGRPLQPVYPIVYFDAIHYKVKEGGKVVSKAAYTCLGIDTEGKKDVLGLWIGESEGAKFWLKVCTDLQNRGVKDILIACIDGLKALPDAIRAIFPDVKIQLCVIHMIRNSIKFIPTKHSKPFMTGLKEVYGASTLELAEQNLEKLRMRWEADYPLAVKPWITHWENVKTFFEFSAPIRRMIYTTNCVESLHRQFRKVTKSKAVFPTDEALFKALYLAIRDVAKKWTMPIREWKTVISYLAIAYGDRLGLTNQ
- a CDS encoding DUF4258 domain-containing protein — encoded protein: MPPKRPKKIEYLTERIKSCIASGAYRDTFHAALRKNERNISLPEIIHVLKTGRHEKSKDQFDEVFKAWNYALRGETVDGLDLRVIISFDDERDLLIITAFYIEQRR
- a CDS encoding restriction endonuclease, whose amino-acid sequence is MSIPDYQTCMLPLLRLSAQKKELSMGEAVDIISDQFKLSEEQKKQLLPSGSQRVIANRIGWAKTYLLKAGLLTSPKRGVITPTEEGLRILAKQPEKLNLELLSQYPSFQQFKKRSNAKEYLSPQSDSKATPCNEEFETPDESLAKIYRTCKAATLDELLTKILSCSFSFFEQLVIDLLLKLGYGGSREDAGMALGKSGDEGLDGVINEDRLGLSVIYLQAKRWKSDSVVGRPEIQKFAGALLGKNAPKGIFITTSSFSKEARDYASSLSSKIILIDGKELLDLMWEVDLGLYTTESYSLKKLDLDYLSEN
- a CDS encoding N-6 DNA methylase yields the protein MFEQTFKNIDDVLWKDAGCTSELDYTEQTSWLLFLKYLDALEQDKALEATLHGKTYSHILEKPYRWESWAAPKDKNGLLDRNVALTGDDLLNFVNKELLPYLQRFKTNATDPNTIEYKIGEIFSEIKNKIASGYSLREIIDHIDKLRFRSQDEKHELSHLYETKIKNMGNAGRNGGEYYTPRALIRAIIQVVQPKIGDKIYDGAVGSAGFLCEAFDYLKSKGNLTTRDLQTLQRSTFYGKEKKSLAYIIAIMNMILHGIEAPNITHTNTLSENLADVQEKDRFDVILANPPFGGKERKEVQQNFPIRTSETAFLFLQHFIKMLKAGGRAGVVIKNTFLSNTDNASISLRKLLLESSNLHTILDCPGGTFLGAGVKTVVLFFEKGAPTKKTWYYQLDLGRNLGKTNPLNDTDLVEFVELQKTFAESAKSWSLNIKDIDQSTFDLSVKNPNAKEETIHRTPIEIIEEIRSLDAGSAEVLAKIEEIL